A single window of Nicotiana sylvestris chromosome 5, ASM39365v2, whole genome shotgun sequence DNA harbors:
- the LOC138868960 gene encoding uncharacterized protein: MVDDGSGVDIRPLLTLQRMEIGTERIRPNNVCVRAFDDIKRDTICEIDLILTIGLVDFEVTFQVLDMDTSYNFLLGRPWIHAAGAVPSTLHQMVKFEYEDQEIVVHGEDEQSI; this comes from the coding sequence ATGGTGGATGATGGATCGGGGGTTGATATCCGCCCTCTCTTaactttgcaaagaatggagattggGACTGAGAGAATCAGGCCTAACAATGTCTGTGTGCGTGCCTTTGATGACATCAAAAGAGACACCATATGCGAgattgatttgattttgactattggtCTTGTGGATTTCGAGGTGACATTTCAGGTCCTAGACATGGATACTTCTTATAATTTTCTCttgggaaggccttggattcatgcagcgggggccgtaccttccactctccaccagatggtaaaatttgaatatgaagatcAAGAGATCGTAGttcatggagaagacgagcagtCAATTTAG